One Caretta caretta isolate rCarCar2 chromosome 24, rCarCar1.hap1, whole genome shotgun sequence genomic region harbors:
- the LSR gene encoding lipolysis-stimulated lipoprotein receptor isoform X5, producing the protein MRANQPGLCCLWEAGMETRGPQLALRTLLWLLVGAWVSGPAHGMQVTVPNPFNVVILFQPVTLQCNYQTSATQLPIVTWKYKSYCRSRLADAFNPSSQENQINNQLQQNNPGYNPYVECQDNTRTVRVVATKQGNAVTLGDFYQGRRITITNNADLSIDQTAWGDSGVYYCTVTSSQDLQGNNEAYAELVVLGKSSEVSELLPGFQIGHMEDWLFVVLVVLGFLLLFLLFGICWCQCCPHTCCCYVRCPCCPERCCCPEALYTAGKAATAGVPSVYAQSVGAPSIYSHPNPGKLGPPAPMIPMGPMYNGYGAEYDRASSVGGNSSQVPLLRDTDSGGNSAVRSGYRIQANQQDDSMRVLYYMEKELANFDPTRPGQANGKLEKVSVMSEISSLHEDDRRQELRQGLGRLRTRPMSPISDVGEGESGRGSEARHHLLPPPRRGERYEEEHYARRPRSHSVDDLDRDWSPQPEGRGRGRGRQRRDSSPDWREEEYYGQRRSRSRDDLRELDRGHYDGRLLQEVLRKKGRAGSREDLDGGSGSSARSGNRRDRDEDGFPPPPPPYTETESVSSRGKNDRKLRRNPDLSRESLVV; encoded by the exons ATGCGGGCGAATCAACCCGGCCTGTGTTGCTTGTGGGAGGCGGGAATGGAGACCCGGGGACCCCAGCTGGCTCTGCGGACTCTGCTGTGGCTCCTGGTCGGCGCATGGGTCTCAG GCCCTGCCCACGGGATGCAAGTCACGGTGCCGAACCCTTTCAACGTGGTGATCCTCTTCCAGCCTGTTACCCTGCAGTGCAACTATCAGACCTCAGCCACCCAGCTGCCCATAGTCACCTGGAAGTATAAGTCCTACTGCCGGAGCCGCCTGGCCGATGCCTTCAACCCCAGCAGTCAGGAGAACCAGATCAACAACCAGCTGCAGCAGAACAACCCCGGATACAACCCCTATGTGGAGTGCCAGGACAACACTCGCACAGTGCGTGTGGTGGCTACAAAGCAGGGCAACGCCGTGACACTGGGGGACTTCTATCAGGGGCGTCGGATCACCATCACCAACA ATGCCGACCTCAGCATTGACCAGACAGCCTGGGGCGACAGCGGCGTGTACTACTGCACCGTTACCTCTTCACAAGACCTGCAGGGCAACAACGAGGCCTACGCCGAGCTCGTCGTGCTGG GCAAATCATCTGAAGTCTCGGAGCTTTTACCAGGCTTTCAGATAGGGCACATGGAAG ACTGGCTCTTCGTGGTCCTGGTGGTGCTGggattcctcctcctcttcctcctcttcggCATCTGCTGGTGCCAGTGCTGTCCCCACACCTGCTGCTGCTATGTCCGGTGCCCCTGCTGCCCTGAGAGGTGCTGCTGCCCAGAAGCTC TCTACACAGCTGGAAAAGCTGCCACTGCCGGCGTCCCCAGTGTTTACGCTCAGAGTGTCGGTGCCCCCAGTATCTACTCCCACCCAAACCCCGGGAAGCTAGGTCCTCCTGCCCCCATGATCCCCATGGGCCCCATGTACAACGGTTATGGGGCAGAGTACGACAGAGCCAGCTCCG TTGGTGGGAACAGCTCCCAGGTGCCCCTGCTCCGGGATACCGATAGTGGTGGGAACTCAG cagtgcGGAGCGGATACCGGATCCAGGCTAACCAGCAGGACGACTCCATGCGGGTCCTTTATTACATGGAGAAGGAGCTGGCCAATTTCGACCCTACACGGCCGGGCCAGGCCAATGGCAAGCTGGAGAAAG tctcagtgatgaGTGAGATCAGCTCCCTCCACGAAGACGACCGGCGCCAGGAGCTGCGCCAGGGGCTGGGGCGGCTGCGGACCCGGCCCATGTCACCCATCAGTgacgtgggggagggggagagcgggCGGGGTAGTGAGGCCCggcaccacctcctcccccctccccggcggGGCGAGCGCTATGAGGAGGAGCATTACGCCCGGCGGCCCCGCTCCCACTCTGTGGATGACCTGGACCGTGACTGGTCCCCACAGCCGGAGggacggggcagggggcggggcaggcagcGTCGGGACAGCTCCCCCGACTGGCGGGAGGAGGAGTACTACGGCCAGCGGCGCAGCCGCAGCAGGGACGACCTACGGGAGCTTGATAGGGGCCACTACGACGGGCGGCtcctgcaggaggtgctgcgcAAGAAGGGGAGGGCCGGCAGCCGCGAGGACCTGGATGGGGGCAGCGGGTCCAGCGCGCGATCAGGGAACAGGAGGGACCGGGATGAAGATGGCTTCCCCCCACCGCCACCACCCTACACAGAAACAGAGTCGGTCTCCTCCCGGGGCAAGAATGACCGCAAGCTCCGACGG AACCCCGACCTCAGCAGAGAGAGCTTGGTGGTTTAA
- the LSR gene encoding lipolysis-stimulated lipoprotein receptor isoform X6 — protein sequence MQVTVPNPFNVVILFQPVTLQCNYQTSATQLPIVTWKYKSYCRSRLADAFNPSSQENQINNQLQQNNPGYNPYVECQDNTRTVRVVATKQGNAVTLGDFYQGRRITITNNADLSIDQTAWGDSGVYYCTVTSSQDLQGNNEAYAELVVLGKSSEVSELLPGFQIGHMEDWLFVVLVVLGFLLLFLLFGICWCQCCPHTCCCYVRCPCCPERCCCPEALYTAGKAATAGVPSVYAQSVGAPSIYSHPNPGKLGPPAPMIPMGPMYNGYGAEYDRASSVGGNSSQVPLLRDTDSGGNSAVRSGYRIQANQQDDSMRVLYYMEKELANFDPTRPGQANGKLEKVSVMSEISSLHEDDRRQELRQGLGRLRTRPMSPISDVGEGESGRGSEARHHLLPPPRRGERYEEEHYARRPRSHSVDDLDRDWSPQPEGRGRGRGRQRRDSSPDWREEEYYGQRRSRSRDDLRELDRGHYDGRLLQEVLRKKGRAGSREDLDGGSGSSARSGNRRDRDEDGFPPPPPPYTETESVSSRGKNDRKLRRNPDLSRESLVV from the exons ATGCAAGTCACGGTGCCGAACCCTTTCAACGTGGTGATCCTCTTCCAGCCTGTTACCCTGCAGTGCAACTATCAGACCTCAGCCACCCAGCTGCCCATAGTCACCTGGAAGTATAAGTCCTACTGCCGGAGCCGCCTGGCCGATGCCTTCAACCCCAGCAGTCAGGAGAACCAGATCAACAACCAGCTGCAGCAGAACAACCCCGGATACAACCCCTATGTGGAGTGCCAGGACAACACTCGCACAGTGCGTGTGGTGGCTACAAAGCAGGGCAACGCCGTGACACTGGGGGACTTCTATCAGGGGCGTCGGATCACCATCACCAACA ATGCCGACCTCAGCATTGACCAGACAGCCTGGGGCGACAGCGGCGTGTACTACTGCACCGTTACCTCTTCACAAGACCTGCAGGGCAACAACGAGGCCTACGCCGAGCTCGTCGTGCTGG GCAAATCATCTGAAGTCTCGGAGCTTTTACCAGGCTTTCAGATAGGGCACATGGAAG ACTGGCTCTTCGTGGTCCTGGTGGTGCTGggattcctcctcctcttcctcctcttcggCATCTGCTGGTGCCAGTGCTGTCCCCACACCTGCTGCTGCTATGTCCGGTGCCCCTGCTGCCCTGAGAGGTGCTGCTGCCCAGAAGCTC TCTACACAGCTGGAAAAGCTGCCACTGCCGGCGTCCCCAGTGTTTACGCTCAGAGTGTCGGTGCCCCCAGTATCTACTCCCACCCAAACCCCGGGAAGCTAGGTCCTCCTGCCCCCATGATCCCCATGGGCCCCATGTACAACGGTTATGGGGCAGAGTACGACAGAGCCAGCTCCG TTGGTGGGAACAGCTCCCAGGTGCCCCTGCTCCGGGATACCGATAGTGGTGGGAACTCAG cagtgcGGAGCGGATACCGGATCCAGGCTAACCAGCAGGACGACTCCATGCGGGTCCTTTATTACATGGAGAAGGAGCTGGCCAATTTCGACCCTACACGGCCGGGCCAGGCCAATGGCAAGCTGGAGAAAG tctcagtgatgaGTGAGATCAGCTCCCTCCACGAAGACGACCGGCGCCAGGAGCTGCGCCAGGGGCTGGGGCGGCTGCGGACCCGGCCCATGTCACCCATCAGTgacgtgggggagggggagagcgggCGGGGTAGTGAGGCCCggcaccacctcctcccccctccccggcggGGCGAGCGCTATGAGGAGGAGCATTACGCCCGGCGGCCCCGCTCCCACTCTGTGGATGACCTGGACCGTGACTGGTCCCCACAGCCGGAGggacggggcagggggcggggcaggcagcGTCGGGACAGCTCCCCCGACTGGCGGGAGGAGGAGTACTACGGCCAGCGGCGCAGCCGCAGCAGGGACGACCTACGGGAGCTTGATAGGGGCCACTACGACGGGCGGCtcctgcaggaggtgctgcgcAAGAAGGGGAGGGCCGGCAGCCGCGAGGACCTGGATGGGGGCAGCGGGTCCAGCGCGCGATCAGGGAACAGGAGGGACCGGGATGAAGATGGCTTCCCCCCACCGCCACCACCCTACACAGAAACAGAGTCGGTCTCCTCCCGGGGCAAGAATGACCGCAAGCTCCGACGG AACCCCGACCTCAGCAGAGAGAGCTTGGTGGTTTAA